A stretch of the Bradyrhizobium arachidis genome encodes the following:
- a CDS encoding tetratricopeptide repeat protein, with protein MLNLTIRLVALGGFLVALVAAPAVTPVWAAGGGPGGEDPFSKPSGNSAAPPPSPSYPKRSSTKPPQKAKKPDNQSSIGDPAFAAGYRAAYETIYDRNDYADAIVQLRALGHDDYPNVANLIGYSYRKLGDYKLSQVWYERALKADPNHVLTWQYYGLWQLEQGNREQAMYHLSRIAAICGTGCDEYKSLAAALDKPTGAVLVY; from the coding sequence ATGTTGAATCTCACGATCAGGCTCGTTGCACTTGGAGGCTTCTTGGTGGCGCTGGTCGCCGCACCCGCCGTCACGCCGGTGTGGGCCGCGGGCGGTGGGCCAGGCGGCGAAGATCCGTTCAGCAAGCCCTCCGGCAATTCGGCCGCGCCACCCCCGTCGCCATCCTATCCAAAACGTTCCAGCACCAAGCCGCCGCAGAAGGCCAAGAAGCCCGATAACCAGTCCAGTATCGGCGACCCCGCTTTTGCGGCCGGCTATCGCGCGGCCTATGAAACCATCTACGACCGCAACGACTATGCGGATGCGATCGTGCAGTTGCGGGCGCTCGGTCACGACGACTATCCGAACGTTGCCAATCTCATCGGCTATTCCTACCGCAAGCTCGGCGACTACAAGCTTTCGCAGGTCTGGTACGAGCGTGCCTTGAAGGCTGATCCGAACCACGTGCTGACCTGGCAGTATTACGGCCTGTGGCAGCTCGAGCAGGGCAATCGCGAGCAGGCGATGTATCATCTGAGCCGGATCGCCGCGATCTGCGGGACCGGTTGCGACGAATACAAGTCGCTGGCGGCTGCGCTCGACAAGCCGACCGGGGCGGTGCTGGTGTACTGA